The Rhodococcus sp. B50 DNA window CTGTCGAGGTCGTGCCCATCGTGATCCCCGATCCCGGACCCGGTGAGGTCGTCGTCGCGATCGCCGCGTGCGGTGTGTGCCATACCGACCTGCATTACCGCGAGGGCGGCATCAACGACGAGTTCCCGTTCCTGCTCGGCCACGAGGCCGCCGGCGTCGTCGAGTCGGTCGGCGAGGGTGTCGACTCCGTCGCCGTGGGCGACTTCGTCGTCCTGAACTGGCGCGCGGTGTGCGGCCAGTGTCGCGCCTGCAAGCGCGGTGAGCCGCAGTACTGCTTCGACACCTTCAACGCCACGCAGAAGATGACGCTCGAGGACGGCACCGAGCTCACCCCGGCGCTGGGCATCGGCGCGTTCGCCGACAAGACCCTCGTGCACGCCGGCCAGTGCACCAAGGTCGACCCGAGTGCCGATCCGGCCGTCGTGGGCCTGCTCGGCTGCGGTGTGATGGCCGGTCTCGGTGCTGCCGTCAACACCGGCGGGGTCACCCGCGGTCAGTCCGTCGCGGTCATCGGCTGCGGCGGTGTGGGCGACGCCGCGATCATGGGGGCCCGTCTGGCGGGTGCCGGCACGATCATCGCCGTCGATCGCGACGACAAGAAACTCGAGTGGGCCACCGATCTCGGCGCGACCCACACCGTCAACTCCACCTCGGTCGACGCCGTCGAGGCGATCAAGGAACTGACGAACGGTTTCGGCGCCGACGTCGTCATCGAGGCCGTGGGCCGTCCGGAGACCTACAAGCAGGCCTTCTATGCCCGCGACCTCGCCGGCACCGTCGTTCTCGTGGGTGTGCCCACCCCGGACATGACCCTCGAGATGCCGCTGATCGATTTCTTCTCGCACGGCGGTTCGCTCAAGAGCTCGTGGTACGGCGACTGTCTGCCCGAGCGCGACTTCCCGACCTACGTCGATCTGTACCAGCAGGGACGTCTGCCGCTCGAGAAGTTCGTCACCGAGCGCATCGGCATCGACGACGTCGAGAAGGCGTTCGAGACGATGCACCGCGGTGAGGTGCTGCGTTCGGTGGTGGTCCTGTGAGCACTTCGCCGATCCGCGTCGACCGGGTCGTCACGTCGGGCACCTTCGCGCTCGACGGCGGCGAATGGGAGGTCGACAACAACATCTGGCTCGTCGGCGACGACTCCGAGGTGGTGGTGATCGACGCCGCGCACACCGCGCAGCCGATCATCGACGCCGTCGGTGGACGGAAGGTCGTGGCGATCGTGTGCACACATGCCCACAACGACCACATCACCGTCGCGCCCGAACTGTCCGAGAAGCTCGACGCGCCGATCCTGCTCAACCCGGCCGACGACATGCTGTGGGAGATGACCCACCCGGGTGTCGCGCACGGCACGCTCGAGGACGGGGAGCGGATCCGGGTGGCCGGCACCGACATCCGGGCGATCGCCACCCCGGGGCATTCACCGGGTTCGACCTGCCTGTACCTGCCGGAAGCGGGTGAGCTGTTCACGGGCGACACGCTGTTCTCCGGCGGACCGGGTGCGACGGGCCGCTCGTTCTCGGACTTCCCGACCATCATCGGGTCGATCCGCGACAAGCTGTTCGCGCTGCCCGCCGAGACGAAGGTGCACACCGGTCACGGCGACGGCACCACCATCGGCACCGAGTCGCCGCATCTCGAGGAGTGGATCAAGCGCGGCAGCTGATGCCGCCGGTGCGCGGTTCCGGTAGCAGGCGCTACCGGAACCGCGCACGAGGGCACCGCTACTCTCACCTTCATGGCGAAGAAGCAGATCCCGGTGATCGTGGTGGCCGGATTTCTCGGCGCGGGGAAGACGACGCTGCTCAACCACCTGCTGCGCAACACCCGCGGTGCGCGGATCGGCGTGATCGTCAACGACTTCGGTTCCGTCAACATCGATTCCATGATGGTGGCGGGTCAGGTCGATTCGATGGTCTCGTTGAGCAACGGATGCCTGTGCTGCGCAGTCGATGTCAGCGACATGGACGCGATGCTCGACAAGCTCGCCCACCGCGCGTCCGATCTCGACGTCATCGTCGTCGAGGCGAGCGGACTCGCCGAGCCCCGTAATATGATTCGGCTCGTCGCCGGCTCGGAGAACGAATACGTCACCTACGGCGGCATCGTGCTCGTCGTCGACGCGGTGGAGTTCGACGCGACCGCAGCGCAGCATCCCGAACTCGAGCAGCACGTCGCTCTCGCAGATCTGGTGCTGATCAACAAGACCGATCGTATCGACGGCGACGCCCACGACGATCTGCTGACCCGCCTGTGCCGGCTCAACTCCCGCGCGGCGGTCGTCTCCACCGACCACGGTCGCATCGATCCGGCGCTGTTGTTCGACATCCCGGAGCGTCCCGGTCCCCGGCCCGGGGAGCAGCTCACCCTCGACGAGCTGCTCTACGAGCAGGACGAGCACGACCACACCCATCTGCACGAGGGCTACGACGCGATCACCTTCGAAGCCGCCGACGCACTACACCCCCGCGTGCTGGTCGATTTCCTCGAGAACCAGCCCGCAGGGGTGTTTCGTATCAAGGGATACGTGCATGTCACTGCCGGGTTGCACACCGCCACCTATCTGGTGCACACCGTGGGCGATCACATCCGATTCGACACGGTGGGTCGCGGGGACGATGTGCCCGGCGGGACGCAGCTCGTCGTCATCGGCGCCGATCTCGACGCCGACGACGTACGGGAGCAATTACGCCGCTGTGTGCCGACCGAACCGGTGTCCGCGGACGCGATGTACGCGATACACCGATTCACGCCTCGCTGACGCGGACGGTCGGGCTCAGCGTGCAGCAGAGGTGCGGCGCTGGGGACGGCGCCGACCACCGGTTGCGGCTGCGGCACCCTGACCGGCCGAACGCCGGCCTCCGGCCGCACGCTGTCCTGCCGAGGAGCGCTGTCCATCCGCGGAACGCTGTCCGCTCGAGGAGGAACGCTGCCCCGAACCGGAGCTCTGAGCGGAACCCTGACGGGGAGCCGACGAACGTCGACCGCCGCCGTTGCGCTGCGGACGCGACGGCGCGGCAGCCTGCTTCGGTGCCGGCGGAACGTGCGGCGCGATCTCGCCGACGAGCTTCAGCACATGCTCGGAATCCGCCGTCACTTTCACCGGGGTGACGTCGATCGCGGCCTTGCGCATGATGGCCGCGAGATCCCTGCGCTGGTCGGGCAACACGACGGTGACGACGTCGCCGGTGCTGCCGGCGCGGGCGGTACGGCCCGAGCGATGCAGGTAGGCCTTGTGCTCGGCCGGCGGGTCGACGTGCACGACGAGTTCGACGTCGTCGACGTGGACACCGCGCGCCGCGACATCCGTCGCGACGAGCACGCGGGCCTCACCCGACGAGAAGGCCGCGAGATTGCGGTCGCGGGCGTTCTGCGAGAGGTTGCCGTGCAGGTCCACCGCCGGAATACCGGAGTCGGTGAGCTGCTTGGCCAGCTTGCGGGCCTGGTGCTTGGTGCGCATGAACAGGATTCGGCGACCGGTACCCGACGCGAGGGTGCGGACGAGGTCCTTCTTGGCATCCATACCCGCGACGTCGAAGACGTGGTGGGTCATCGCGGCGACGGGGGAGGTGGCCTCGTCGACCGAGTGCATGACCGGGTTCTTCAGGAACCGCTTGACGAGCTTGTCGACGCCGTTGTCCAGGGTGGCCGAGAACAGCAGCCGCTGACCGTCTTTCGGCGTCGCCGTCAGGATCCGGGTGACGCCCGGGAGGAAGCCGAGGTCGGCCATGTGGTCGGCCTCGTCGAGCACGGTGACCTCGATGTCATCGAGCGCGACGAACTTCTGGCGCATGAGGTCCTCGAGGCGGCCCGGGCAGGCGATGACGATGTCGACGCCGCGACGCAGGGCCTCGACCTGACGCTTCTGCGATACGCCACCGAAGATCGTGGTGACCTTCAGCCCGGACGAATGCGCGAGCGGTTCGATCGCCGCGGCGATCTGGGTCGCCAGTTCGCGGGTGGGGGCCAGGATCAGGCCACGCGGCCGGCCGGCCGCCCGGGTGCTCCTGCCGGCGAGACGGGCAGCGAGCGGGATCGAGAAGGCCAGGGTCTTACCGCTACCCGTGCGGCCGCGTCCGAGGACGTCGCGGCCGGCGAGCGTGTCGGGGAGGGTGTCCACCTGGATGGGGAAGGGGCTGGTGATCCCGGCGTCGTTCAGTGTGGCGACGAGCGGGCGGGGCACCCCGAGATCGGAGAAAGATGTGGTCATGGAACAGCGCTGCCTTTCGATGCGGCGTGTGTGCACTCGGCGGGTCGTGCCCGTGGTGCTGTGCGATCGCCGCAAGGAAAGCCGGTGCATCTGTGCGTACTGCAGCTGCGCGTGCGGGCCGGGCACGATCCCGGGCCGCCGGTATCCCACGACGGTGGGCGTCGTCGTGACGCCCGAACCATGTCACCCTACCGCACGGGGTGCGTGCCTATCCTCGTCCCGGCTACAGACCCACCCATTCCGAGGCGCCCTCGGTGAAGTGCTGCCGCTTCCAGATGGGTACCTCGGCCTTGATGCGTTCGACCAGCTCGGCGCAGGTGGCGAAGGCTTCTGCGCGGTGCGGGGCGGCGACGGCCGCGACCAGCGCGAGATCGCCGATGGTGAGATCGCCCACTCGATGCACCGCCGCCACCGGCAGTCCCGATTTCGCCGCGACGTCCTCGCAGCACCGCCGCAGGAACGCTTCGGCATCGGGATGTGCCTGGTACTGCAGGGCGGTCACCGACTGCCCGCCGTCGTGGTTGCGGACGACACCGGTGAAGACCACCACGGCACCGTGTTCGGCGCCAGCCACCGCGGCGTCCACCGCCGCGGGATCGAGTGGCTCCGACGAGATCCTGGCCAGTAGTTCACTCATGAGCGCCGCCTCCTGCGACTTGGGCCAACAGATGGTCGAGGATCGGGTCGAGGGCGGCGAGACCGTCCTTGACCCCGCCGGGAGAGCCGGGCAGGTTCACGACGACCGTGCGGCCCGCGAGACCGGCGATCCCGCGTGAGAGCACCGCGTGCGGAGTGGCGGCGAGTCCGCGCTGCCGGATCGACTCCGCGATGCCGGGCAGCTCGCGATCGAGCAGTGCGAGAGTCGCTTCGGGGGTGGCGTCGGTGGGCGACGCTCCGGTACCGCCGGTCGTGACGACGAGGGCCGGACCCGGACGGACCGCGTCGGCGAGACCGGCGGCGATGTCGGCGTCCGCATGGACGAGGGGGCCGCGGACTGCGAATCCCTTGTCTTCGAGCCACGATCGGATGAGCGGGCCGGTGCGGTCCTCGCGGGTGCCCGCCGCGACACCGGTCGATGCGACGACCACCGTGGCGGAACGCCCCGACTGTTCCGGCAGTTGCTCCTCCCGCTCCGGCTTCCCGTCCCGGTGGGGAGCGTCGTCGCGGGTCCAGTGGCCGCGCTTGCCGCCCTCCTTGGAGACCAGCCGCACGCCGTCGAGAACGGCGGCCGGATCGACGGCCTTGACCATGTCGTGCAGGGTCAGGCCCGCGACGGCGACCGCGGTGAGCGCCTCCATCTCGACTCCGGTCGGGCCCTTGGTCTTCGCGGTGGCCTCGATCGTGATCGAGGTGTCGGTGAAATCGAACATCACCTTCACCGACGACAGCGCCAGCTGATGACACAGGGGGATGAGCTCCCAGGTGCGTTTCGCCGCGGCGATACCCGCGATGCGGGCCGTGGCCAGGACGTCGGCCTTGGGCATGTCATCGGCCCGGACGAGCGCGATCACCTCGGGGGTGGTGACGAGTTCGCCTGCCGCCACGGCGATCCGTGTGGTGTCGGTCTTCGCGGAGACGTCCACCATGCGGGCGCGTCCCTGGTCGTCCAGGTGGCTGAGATCGGTCACAGGATCCGTACTTTCACGAGGTCTCCGGCTTCGAGGGAGGTGGTGTCGGCGGGGATGTCGAGGAGCACGTCGGCGGCGGCGAGTCCGGCGACGAGATGCGATCCGTGCCCGCGGAAGGGGGTCACCCCGTTCTCGTCGAGCCGTCCCCGCAGGAACTGGCGGCGCCCCGGGATCGACGTGAGATCGGTGGTGAGCGGCAGCTTCTCGCACACGACCGGCGGATAGCCGGCGGCGGCCCGCAGCGCCGGTCGCGCGAACACCTCGAACGAGACGAGGGCGCTGACAGGATTACCGGGGAAGGTCAGGATCGGGACACCGTCGACCACCGCGGTGCCCTGGGGTCCGCCGGGCTGCATCGCCACCGACACGAACTGCCCGCCCTGGGGGCCGAGCGTGTCCTTCACGACCTCGAAGTCACCCTTCGACACCCCACCCGAGGTGAACACCACGTCGGCGACACCCACGGCGTGTCGGAGCATCGTCACGAATTCCTCGGGATCGTCGTGGCAGTGGTCGATGGTCACGACGTCCGCGCCGTTGGCCGTCGCGCTCGCTGCCAGCGCCGGTCCGTTGGAATTGAAGATCTGGCCGGGGCCGAGTTCGCTCCCGGCCGTGACGAGTTCGCTTCCGGTGGAGATGATCGCGACGCGCGGCCGTGCACGGACGGGAATCGAGGTGAGACCGACGGCGGCGAGCGCAGCGATGTGGCGGGCGGCGAGGACCGTGCCGGCCGGGAGCAGCAGATCGCCCTTGCGGACGTCGGTGCCCGCCTCACGCACGTAGGTTCCGGGCGCCACGCTGCGCTCGACGGTGACGGTGTCCGGGTCGGGGGAGCGGGTGTCCTCGACCGGGACGACGGCGTCGGCGCCGTCCGGGACGGGTGCGCCCGTCATGATCTTCAGCGCGTGACCCGGTTCGAGCGCCGCGACGGTGTCGCCCGCGGCCAGCACGCCCTGCACGGGCAGATCCGTGGGGGCCGACGCGAGGTCGTGTGCGCGTACGGCGTAACCGTCCATCTGGGAGTTGCGGAAGGGCGGCAGGTCCAGCGGGGACTCGATGTCCTGCGCGAGCGTGCGGTGCAGTGCGTGGGCGAGCGGCACCCGCAGCGGGCTCTTCTCCCACAACGGGCCGAGCAACTCCGCCACGTGCTGTTCGTGTTCCTCCACGGACCGCTTGCCGCTCGTCATGCCGCCATCCTAGGCACACGAGTGGCGCGCCCCACCCTCGACGACGCGCCGTGGGTGCCCCGTCTGTCCGGATGCGGTGTCACGATCATCGGTTGTGGGCATACTGGGCTGTATGAAAGCGATGGTCGTATGACAGCCGTGGACATGGGCATCCCGGTCGTGCGCGATCGCGCAGACGACGTGTCCGATCGGCCCGACGTGCCCGAGCTCCTCGACCGTTTCGGTCGTGTCGCACGAGACCTGCGGGTATCCCTCACCGAGAAGTGCTCGCTGCGCTGCACCTACTGCATGCCTGCCGAGGGACTTCCCGAGATCCCCCGCGACAAACTGCTCACGAGCGCCGAGATCGTGCGTCTGGTGGGCATCGCGACCGGTCGGCTCGGTGTCCACGAGGTGCGCTTCACCGGCGGGGAACCGCTCATGCGCCGAGATCTCGAGGACATCGTCGCCGGATGCGCGGAGCAGACGCCGGGCCTGCCGATCGCACTGACCACCAACGCGGTCGGTCTCCGACATCGCGCGCAGGCACTGGCGGACGCCGGACTGACCCGGGTGAACATCTCGCTGGACACCATCGACCGCGAGCACTTTGCGCGGCTCACGCGCCGCGACCGGCTCGATTCGGTGCTCGACGGCATCCGGGCTGCGGTGACCGCCGGGTTCGGACGGGTGAAGGTCAACGCCGTCCTGATGCCGGAGACCCTCGAGGGTGCGGCAGATCTCTTGGCATGGTGCCTGGACGAGGGCGTCGAGCTGCGGTTCATCGAGCAGATGCCCCTCGACGCCGATCACACCTGGGCCCGTTCGCAGATGGTGCCGGCGGAGCAGTTGCTCGACGTGCTCGGTCGACGGTTCACGCTCACCGCGACCGAACGGGAAGATCCGTCCGCGCCGGCCGAACGCTGGCTCGTAGACGGCGGCCCGGCGACCGTCGGGATCATCGCTTCGGTCACCCGTTCGTTCTGCAGCGACTGCGACCGCACGCGCCTGACGGCCGAAGGGACGGTCCGGTCCTGCCTGTTCAGCGACCGGGAGACCGACCTACGCGCAGCCCTGCGGGGCGGCGCCACCGACGACGAACTCGCCGCGGTGTGGCGCGGGGCGATGTGGAACAAATGGGCCGGACACGGAATGGACGCGGCGGACTTCGCGCCGCCGCAGCGGAGTATGGGAGCTATCGGTGGCTGATGTGACGACCGGAATCGAGGTGCGGTACTTCGCCGCGGCGGCGGACGCGGCCGGACGTGAGAAGGACACGATCGACCTGCCGGAGGACGCCGATCTCGGTGCGCTGCGTGCCGTTCTCGTCGATCGCTACGGACCCGGTATGGAGCGCGTCCTGTCCGTGGCGGCATTCCTGCTCGAGCCCGGCGACGGCGGTACGGGCGAACTCACCCGGGACCTCGGCCGCCCGGCCGGGTCCCGAGTGGACGTCCTGCCGCCCTTCGCGGGTGGTTAACCCTCGCGCCACCAGGTATCGAAGGGCGCCACGGGCATCACGCGCTTGTGCCGCGTGTCGAGGAACTTCGTCTCGAGCCGCTTGGCGAGGTCGTCGGTGACGTCCTTGCCTTCGAGATAGTCGTCGATCTCGCTGTAGGTCATGCCGAGCGCTTCCTCGTCGGGCAGCGCGGGGCGGTCGTCCTCGAGGTCGGCGGTGGGGATCTTGATCCAGGTGCTCTCGGGCGCCTCGAGCTCGCGCAGCAGCGCCGCGCCCTGCCGCTTCGTCAGACCGGCCAGGGGAGTGATGTCCACGCCGCCGTCGCCGTACTTGGTGTAGAAGCCGGTCACCGCTTCGGCGGCGTGATCGGTGCCGACCACGAGGTAACCGAGCTCGCCGGCGATCGCGTACTGGATCATCATGCGCTCGCGGGCCTTGATGTTGCCGCGCACGAAATCGCGCAGACGCGTCTCGGTGCCGTGCAGCGCGCGGGCCGCCTCCGAGGCGGTCGCGTCGGCTCCGGGCTTGACGTCGACGCCCAGCGTGCGGTCGGCACCGATGAACTCGAGTGCGACGAGGGCGTCGTGCTCGTCGGCCTGCTTGCCGTAGGGCAGACGCACCGCGACGAACTCCGCCGTGTGGCCCTCGGCGCGGAGCTTCTCCGCTGCGAGCTGGGAGAGCTTGCCGGCGAGCGTGCTGTCCTGCCCGCCGCTGATGCCGAGCACGAATCCCTTCGCGGGAGTGCTACGGAGGTAGTCGGCGAGAAACTGCACCCGCGCGTCGATCTCGGCGCGCGGGTCGATGGAGGGCTTCACCCCGAGTTCTTCGATGATCCGATCGCGAAGGTTCGTCATCTGCACGACACTAGCGTTCCCGTGTTACTGCTGCGATACAACGGCGAAGAGCGCGGGCAGGCAGACTCTTCGGCGTGAGCACCGGAGATCTCTTCCGCAAACACGACCCGCACGCGAACCCGGATTTCTTCCGGGCCGAGGCGGCCGGTCTGGCGTGGCTCGCCGAGGCCGGTATGCCGGTGGCGGCGGTGCGGTCGGTGAGCGAGCACCACATCGAACTGGACCGGATCGCCGAGACGTCCCCTTCCGCCGAGGCCGCACGGAACTTCGGCGCGGCACTCGCGCGGATGCACGACGCCGGTGCCGGCGGTTTCGGCGCGGCACCCGACGGTTACGACGGGCAGCTGTTCATCGGACGCCGTCCCATGAGCCGCACCGTGCACGACACCTGGGGATCGTTCTACGTCACCGAACGGGTGCTGCCCTTCCTGCGCATCGCGGTCGACGCGGGCAGCGTCACCGGCCACCAGTGCCGCGACATCGACGCCGCCTGCGATCTCGTCGCGGCGGGAGCCTTCGACGACGACGATCCACCCGCGCGGCTGCACGGAGACCTGTGGAACGGCAACGTGCTGTGGTCCCCGCAGGGCGTCGTCCTGATCGATCCCGCCGCGCACGGCGGACACCGCGAAACCGACCTGGCGATGCTCGCACTCTTCGGCTGCCCGCACCTGCGCCGGGTCGTCGAAGGCTACGAATCGGCGCATCCGCTGGGCGTCGGATGGGAGCGGCGGGCGCCCGTGCACCAGCTGCATCCACTGGCGGTACATGCCGCGGGATACGGTGCCGGGTACGGGCGGGAGCTGCACCGGGCGGCACTCGCGACCCTCGAACTCGGAGGCAGTACGTGAACGGGATCCTCGTCGTGTCCGCAACCCGCGCCGAGGCGGCGCACGTCCCGGAGCGCTACGAGACGGTGATCACCGGGATCGGGAAGGTGGACGCGGCGGTCGCCGTCACGGCGGCGCTCGCGGCGTATCCGGCCGACGCGCGGCCGCTCGTCGTCAACATCGGTACCGCCGGCGCGTTGCGCACGCATCACTCGGGGTTGTTCCTCCCGTCCGCCGTGCTCAACCACGACATCAGCAGCGAGATCCTGAAGAGCCTCGGTCATCCGGTGCGGGACGTTGTCGACATCGACGACGGGGACGGCAGTGTGCTCGCGACCGGTGATTCGTTCGTCTCGGACGCACAGATCCGCGACGCGCTCGCCGCCCGCGCCGATCTGGTGGACATGGAAGGTTTCGCAGTCGCCTACGCCGCTCGTCGTATGGGCGCGCGGTGCCGGCTCGTCAAGCACGTGAGCGATCAGGCCGACGACTCCGCGCTCGATTGGCCGAAGCAGGTCGACCGCAGCGCACAGGAACTCGCGCGGTGGCTCGTCGAGCGCTACTGACGCATCTCAGCGCCCATTCGTGCGTTCGGTGAGTGTGACGGTGACCGAACCGGTGGTCAGAGTGAGGATCTCCCCGTCGAGCGTCCACCGGGGTGCGCCCGCGAACAGCGTCCGCACCCAGTCGTCGGCGCCGTCGCGCGGGGGAGGGCACGCCATCCTCGTGGACGCCAGGGTTCCGGCACGGATCTGTCCTCCGGACAGGTCGGCGGTGCCGGTGAACCGGTTGCATCCGGCGGATGCGGCGAGCCGCTCCCGGGCGGGGAACGACAATTCCAGCGGGCCGCCTCCGGGGATGGGCCGCCCCGTGACCTCGGTGGAGACGTAGCGGCGGCCGATCGGATCGGACGGCGATGCTCCGATTCCGCATCCGGACAGCACCGCACCCAGAGTGAGGACGGCGACGACACGGACTGCTCCCGGCATGCGTCTCACGGTACCGAGAACGGATCAGCGGGCCGTGAACTCCAGTCCGTCGGTGCCGTTCGCCGCGATGAGCGTCATCGACGATCCCTCGATGCTGTAGGTGGTCTCACCTGCGAGCACGGTGAGGATGTGTGTCTCGATGTCGGTGACCTCGGGGTCGGCGCAGGCGGCACGGGTCATGGTGAGCGGTTCGAACAGGACGACGTCGTCACCGACTTCGGCGGTGCCGCCGAACTCGTTGCAGCCCGTGTTGCCGGTGACGGTGCCGTCCTCGGAGAACACGAGCGTCGGCGCGGCGCTCTCGAGTGCCACCGAGGTGGTTACGGCATCGGCGGTGCGCAGCGACGTCACCACCCAGTCGGTGCCGGCGATCGGACGGTCGGGGTCGACGACCTTCTCGTCCTCGAGAAAGACCGTGATGTCGTCGCCGGTCAGGGTGACGGAGTTCCCGTCGAGCGACCACCGGGGTTCCACGCCGAACAGGGCCGTGAGCCAGGCGTCGGCCTCTTCGCGCGCGGGCGGGCAGGCCATCATCGTGCTCGCCAGGTTCGATGTCTTCACCGTGCCGCCGGACAGGTCCACGCCGCCGACGAAGCGATTGCATCCGGCGGTCGCCGAGATACGTCCGTCCTCCGGGAACGCGACCACCAGCGGCCCGGCCCCGGGGATCTGTGCACCCGTCACGTTCGTCGACACGAAGGTGCGACCGGTGAGGTCGTCGGCCGAGTTGCCGGCCGAATCCGAATCGGTGCTGCACGCGGCGGCCACGGCCGCCAGGCAGATCAGCGCGCATACCCGGAATGTGCGAAACATGCCGTTACGGTACGGCGCTCGATCCGGATTCGTGGGCACCTCGGCCGGTGACGACGCGGTGTGCCAGTTCGGCCCAGTTGTCGGCGAGTCGGCGCAGCGGATAACCGAGTTCGCGCCACTGGTGGAGCACCAGCGTCGCCTCGAGCGACGCCATCAGCGAGGTCGCCAGCAACCGGGTGTCGCCGCCGATGTCGGCAGCGCGCAGTAGGGCGTCGACGTGGGCGAGCGAGACCAGGTGGGCGGGGGCGGAGTAGTGGGAGTCCCCGGCGGCCTCGGCCGCGCGAAGCAGTTCGCCCTGCACCTCGACGAGTTCGATGCGCGCACGGCCGAAGGCGATCAGCCGGTCGAGGGGTTCGCCGTCCGGGCCGAGCGGGGGCGGGCCGAACAGGAAACCGTGCTGGAACTCGCGCTCGCTGTGGTCGAGCAGTGCGCGGACGAGACCGGCGCGGGAACCGAACCTGCGGAAGACGGTGCCTTTACCGACCCCGGCCCGCGCCGCGACGGCATCCATCGTCACGGCGTCGACGCCGCGCTCGGCGACGAGCAGGGCGGCGGCGTCGAGCAGACGAGAACGATTACGTGCGGCGTCACCCCGTTCGGAGAGTTGCTCCTCCGCCAGGGGTAGCGCCCGAGCGCTCGCCAGGGGCAGTGCTCGACCGTCCGCGTCCGGCAAGGGGCGAGTGTTCACAAGGTCACACTCTAGCGGGGCGAGGAATAAAGCGGACCGCGGTCCGTTTAACCTTGCGTAGTCAACCACTTCGACCCGAGGATGTTCCCATGACCCGAGTTCTCGCCCTCGTCGGCAGCCTGCGCGACGGCTCCGTCTCCCGTCAGCTCGCCGAGACCGCCGCGGCGGTCGCCGCCGAGAACGTCGAGGTGACCCTCTACGAGGGCCTCGCCGACGTTCCCTTCTACAACGAGGACCTCGACGGCGAAGCGGCTCCCGCTGCTGCCGTGGCCCTG harbors:
- a CDS encoding MBL fold metallo-hydrolase — translated: MSTSPIRVDRVVTSGTFALDGGEWEVDNNIWLVGDDSEVVVIDAAHTAQPIIDAVGGRKVVAIVCTHAHNDHITVAPELSEKLDAPILLNPADDMLWEMTHPGVAHGTLEDGERIRVAGTDIRAIATPGHSPGSTCLYLPEAGELFTGDTLFSGGPGATGRSFSDFPTIIGSIRDKLFALPAETKVHTGHGDGTTIGTESPHLEEWIKRGS
- a CDS encoding DEAD/DEAH box helicase, producing MTTSFSDLGVPRPLVATLNDAGITSPFPIQVDTLPDTLAGRDVLGRGRTGSGKTLAFSIPLAARLAGRSTRAAGRPRGLILAPTRELATQIAAAIEPLAHSSGLKVTTIFGGVSQKRQVEALRRGVDIVIACPGRLEDLMRQKFVALDDIEVTVLDEADHMADLGFLPGVTRILTATPKDGQRLLFSATLDNGVDKLVKRFLKNPVMHSVDEATSPVAAMTHHVFDVAGMDAKKDLVRTLASGTGRRILFMRTKHQARKLAKQLTDSGIPAVDLHGNLSQNARDRNLAAFSSGEARVLVATDVAARGVHVDDVELVVHVDPPAEHKAYLHRSGRTARAGSTGDVVTVVLPDQRRDLAAIMRKAAIDVTPVKVTADSEHVLKLVGEIAPHVPPAPKQAAAPSRPQRNGGGRRSSAPRQGSAQSSGSGQRSSSSGQRSADGQRSSAGQRAAGGRRSAGQGAAAATGGRRRPQRRTSAAR
- a CDS encoding molybdenum cofactor biosynthesis protein MoaE, which gives rise to MSELLARISSEPLDPAAVDAAVAGAEHGAVVVFTGVVRNHDGGQSVTALQYQAHPDAEAFLRRCCEDVAAKSGLPVAAVHRVGDLTIGDLALVAAVAAPHRAEAFATCAELVERIKAEVPIWKRQHFTEGASEWVGL
- the moaCB gene encoding bifunctional molybdenum cofactor biosynthesis protein MoaC/MoaB, whose amino-acid sequence is MTDLSHLDDQGRARMVDVSAKTDTTRIAVAAGELVTTPEVIALVRADDMPKADVLATARIAGIAAAKRTWELIPLCHQLALSSVKVMFDFTDTSITIEATAKTKGPTGVEMEALTAVAVAGLTLHDMVKAVDPAAVLDGVRLVSKEGGKRGHWTRDDAPHRDGKPEREEQLPEQSGRSATVVVASTGVAAGTREDRTGPLIRSWLEDKGFAVRGPLVHADADIAAGLADAVRPGPALVVTTGGTGASPTDATPEATLALLDRELPGIAESIRQRGLAATPHAVLSRGIAGLAGRTVVVNLPGSPGGVKDGLAALDPILDHLLAQVAGGGAHE
- a CDS encoding molybdopterin molybdotransferase MoeA — protein: MTSGKRSVEEHEQHVAELLGPLWEKSPLRVPLAHALHRTLAQDIESPLDLPPFRNSQMDGYAVRAHDLASAPTDLPVQGVLAAGDTVAALEPGHALKIMTGAPVPDGADAVVPVEDTRSPDPDTVTVERSVAPGTYVREAGTDVRKGDLLLPAGTVLAARHIAALAAVGLTSIPVRARPRVAIISTGSELVTAGSELGPGQIFNSNGPALAASATANGADVVTIDHCHDDPEEFVTMLRHAVGVADVVFTSGGVSKGDFEVVKDTLGPQGGQFVSVAMQPGGPQGTAVVDGVPILTFPGNPVSALVSFEVFARPALRAAAGYPPVVCEKLPLTTDLTSIPGRRQFLRGRLDENGVTPFRGHGSHLVAGLAAADVLLDIPADTTSLEAGDLVKVRIL
- the moaA gene encoding GTP 3',8-cyclase MoaA, which gives rise to MTAVDMGIPVVRDRADDVSDRPDVPELLDRFGRVARDLRVSLTEKCSLRCTYCMPAEGLPEIPRDKLLTSAEIVRLVGIATGRLGVHEVRFTGGEPLMRRDLEDIVAGCAEQTPGLPIALTTNAVGLRHRAQALADAGLTRVNISLDTIDREHFARLTRRDRLDSVLDGIRAAVTAGFGRVKVNAVLMPETLEGAADLLAWCLDEGVELRFIEQMPLDADHTWARSQMVPAEQLLDVLGRRFTLTATEREDPSAPAERWLVDGGPATVGIIASVTRSFCSDCDRTRLTAEGTVRSCLFSDRETDLRAALRGGATDDELAAVWRGAMWNKWAGHGMDAADFAPPQRSMGAIGG
- a CDS encoding S-(hydroxymethyl)mycothiol dehydrogenase, with product MSQTVRGVVARSKGAPVEVVPIVIPDPGPGEVVVAIAACGVCHTDLHYREGGINDEFPFLLGHEAAGVVESVGEGVDSVAVGDFVVLNWRAVCGQCRACKRGEPQYCFDTFNATQKMTLEDGTELTPALGIGAFADKTLVHAGQCTKVDPSADPAVVGLLGCGVMAGLGAAVNTGGVTRGQSVAVIGCGGVGDAAIMGARLAGAGTIIAVDRDDKKLEWATDLGATHTVNSTSVDAVEAIKELTNGFGADVVIEAVGRPETYKQAFYARDLAGTVVLVGVPTPDMTLEMPLIDFFSHGGSLKSSWYGDCLPERDFPTYVDLYQQGRLPLEKFVTERIGIDDVEKAFETMHRGEVLRSVVVL
- a CDS encoding CobW family GTP-binding protein, with the protein product MAKKQIPVIVVAGFLGAGKTTLLNHLLRNTRGARIGVIVNDFGSVNIDSMMVAGQVDSMVSLSNGCLCCAVDVSDMDAMLDKLAHRASDLDVIVVEASGLAEPRNMIRLVAGSENEYVTYGGIVLVVDAVEFDATAAQHPELEQHVALADLVLINKTDRIDGDAHDDLLTRLCRLNSRAAVVSTDHGRIDPALLFDIPERPGPRPGEQLTLDELLYEQDEHDHTHLHEGYDAITFEAADALHPRVLVDFLENQPAGVFRIKGYVHVTAGLHTATYLVHTVGDHIRFDTVGRGDDVPGGTQLVVIGADLDADDVREQLRRCVPTEPVSADAMYAIHRFTPR